Sequence from the Blastocatellia bacterium genome:
TTCAATCCGATGGTATAGTTACCGCGCCCATCAAACGATTTGGGTGAAACGCCACGAAAATCGCGCACGCGTGGCAGCACAATACTGATGAGCCGATCGAGAAATTCATACATGCGGTCGCCCCGCAAGGTCACGGTCACGCCAACGGGCATGCCCTTGCGCAGTTTGAACGCCGCAATAGATTTGCGCGCCCTGGTGATGATAGGACGTTGCCCAGAAATCGCCGCCAGCTCCTCAGCAGCCACATCCAAGACCTTGGGGTTCTGCGTGGCCTCACCCACGCCCATGTTGATGACGATCTTCGTCAACTTGGGAACGGCCATGACGTTCTTGATGTTCAGCTCTTTCATCAACCCCGGGACAACGACCTCGCGGTAGCGCTGCTTCAACCGTGGTACATATTTGGACTTCGTTGCTGCCATTGATTTCACCTTACTGATCAATATTGCCGCCGCACTTTCTGCACAGACGCGTTTTTCTCTCCCCGACGGCGCTCCATTTGACGCGCGTTGGACGATTGCATGCCGGGCAGACCACCATGACGTTAGAGATGTCCACGTAGGATTCTCGTTCTAACACACCGCCGGCCACACCACGACGCGGATCACGCCGCATGTGCCGCTTGATGATCTTGAACCCTTCGACCAACACCTTGCCTTGCCGCGGCTTCACTTCAATGACACGCCCGCGCCGTGGCACTAATCTGCCTGAGGCATCGCGTTCCATCGGGCTACCCGTCAACAGGATCACCGTATCGTTTTTCCTGACATGCACGCCGCTCATCTCAAATCACCTCCGGGGCCAACGAGACGATTTTCATAAACCGCTTCTCGCGCAGTTCCCGCGCCACCGGCCCAAATACGCGCGTGCCGAGAGGCTCTCCATCCGGCTTCAGTAATACGGCGGCATTATCGTCAAAGCGAATATACGAGCCGTCCGGACGCCGCACTTCCTTGCGCGTGCGCACGACCACGGCGCGCACGACCTGCCCTTTTTTGACCGTGCCATCAGGACTGGCCTCCTTGACATTGGCCATGATCACGTCTCCCACTGTGGCGGCCAAACCCGTGTCACCGCCCAGCGGAAGAATACAAGAAATTTTCTTCGCGCCGGAATTATCCGCCACATCCAATATGGTTCTCATGTAAATCATCGTCGTTACCTCCGCAGTATCCTCATAGGTCTGCTTGCGTCGCTCAGTTCATGACCGTTGCCTGCGTATCGTCGGCCACCGGCGCCGTGGATCGCTGGAGGATTTCCACCACCCGCCACCGCTTGCGCGCCGAGAGCGGGCGCGTCTCCATCAGTCGCACTTTGTCTCCAACGCGGCAGCCAAGCTCATCATGAGCCATAAACTTTGACCGCCGACGAAACACGCGACGGTAGTGGGGATGGCGCACAAGTCGCTCCACCGAGACCACAACTGTTTTCATCATTTTGTCGCTGGTCACCAAACCGACTACTTCACGGCGACGACCCCGTCGCTTTTGCTCTGTTGTTTCCACCGCTGGTTGTATCTCGCTCATAACCCCTTTGCTACTTGGTCATCTGGCGCTCACGCAAAATCGTGTAGACGCGCGCCAAATCTTTCTTCGACTCTCGATACGCCTTGGTCACTTCGGTCTGGCCTAACCTCAGCTTGAACCGCAAGCGAAAGATGTCCTCTCGCAGGCTTTCGAGTTTCGCCCGTAACTCCTCTGTACTGAGATTACGCAACTGTTCTGCTTTCATCATCCCCTCTATCCCAGTTGATCGTGCCGGCTGACGAATTTGGTTCGCACACACAATTTGGCGGCAGCCAGTCGCATCGCCTCGCGGGCCATGTCTTCACTGACCCCTTCCATCTCGTAAATGATCCGACCCCGTTTGACGACGGCCACCCATCCTTCGGGAGACCCTTTCCCCTTGCCCATACGCGTTTCCAGCGGCTTCTTGGTAATCGGCTTATCCGGGAATATACGAATCCACAGTTTGCCGCCACGCTTGACAAAGCGGGTCATGGCAATACGAGCTGCTTCAATCTGCCGGTCTGTTACCCAACCACATTCGAGGGCCTTTAACCCATAGTCGCCAAACGCCAGCGACGAACCACGCACCGGCGTGCCGCGCATGCGTCCACGATGCTGTTTGCGATATTTCACTTTCTTTGGCATCAACATAAGACTGTTCTCCCAACTGTGCGAGCGCCGCGCTCTAGCGTCGCCCTGCTGGGCGCGGCCCCTTTGTCATCGCCGTCTCCGGGCTCAGCACATCGCCATGGTAAATCCACACCTTGACACCCAACGTGCCGTAGGTGGTATAGGCTTGGGCAAAACCGTATTCCACGTCGGCCCGCAGGGTCTGTAACGGCAACCGCCCTTGCAGGTACCACTCCGAACGGGCAATTTCCGCCCCATTGAGTCGGCCCGAAACGCGCACCTTGATCCCTTGCGCGCCAAATCGCATGGCATCATCTACGGCCTTGCGCATCGCTCGGCGAAAGGCGACCCGTTTTTCCAACTGCTGGGCCACTTTCTCAGCCTGCAATTGCGCGTTCAGCTCTGGCCGGTCAACTTCCTGAATGCTGATGAGCACCTCTCGACCCGTGCGCGCCTGAATATCGCCGCGCAGTTTATCAATCTCCGCCCCCTTACGACCGATGATGATCCCCGGTCGGGCTGTATGAATGAGAATCTTCAACTTATTCGCCGCGCGTTCCACACCGATATGAGACACACCTGCGCCGGTGAAACGCTTCTTCAAATCCTGCTTCAACTGCAGGTCTTCCAACAACAGATTGGCATACTCCTTCTTGGCAAACCAGACGGAATGCCAGTTGCGAATGTAGCCTAAACGAAAACCATAAGGATGCGTCTTTTGTCCCATGCCTCACTCCTGTGTGACTACCGTTCGGTAGAGACTACAACGGTAATGCGACTGGAGCGCCGCCGCTCCGCATAAGCCCGACCACGAGGAGCAGGCCGATACCGGCGC
This genomic interval carries:
- the rplE gene encoding 50S ribosomal protein L5, giving the protein MAATKSKYVPRLKQRYREVVVPGLMKELNIKNVMAVPKLTKIVINMGVGEATQNPKVLDVAAEELAAISGQRPIITRARKSIAAFKLRKGMPVGVTVTLRGDRMYEFLDRLISIVLPRVRDFRGVSPKSFDGRGNYTIGLKDQLVFPEVDFNKVDKARGMNICLVTTAKTDEEARALLAHLGVPFRQGG
- the rplX gene encoding 50S ribosomal protein L24, which codes for MSGVHVRKNDTVILLTGSPMERDASGRLVPRRGRVIEVKPRQGKVLVEGFKIIKRHMRRDPRRGVAGGVLERESYVDISNVMVVCPACNRPTRVKWSAVGERKTRLCRKCGGNIDQ
- the rplN gene encoding 50S ribosomal protein L14, whose product is MIYMRTILDVADNSGAKKISCILPLGGDTGLAATVGDVIMANVKEASPDGTVKKGQVVRAVVVRTRKEVRRPDGSYIRFDDNAAVLLKPDGEPLGTRVFGPVARELREKRFMKIVSLAPEVI
- the rpsQ gene encoding 30S ribosomal protein S17, producing MSEIQPAVETTEQKRRGRRREVVGLVTSDKMMKTVVVSVERLVRHPHYRRVFRRRSKFMAHDELGCRVGDKVRLMETRPLSARKRWRVVEILQRSTAPVADDTQATVMN
- the rpmC gene encoding 50S ribosomal protein L29; its protein translation is MKAEQLRNLSTEELRAKLESLREDIFRLRFKLRLGQTEVTKAYRESKKDLARVYTILRERQMTK
- the rplP gene encoding 50S ribosomal protein L16, which gives rise to MLMPKKVKYRKQHRGRMRGTPVRGSSLAFGDYGLKALECGWVTDRQIEAARIAMTRFVKRGGKLWIRIFPDKPITKKPLETRMGKGKGSPEGWVAVVKRGRIIYEMEGVSEDMAREAMRLAAAKLCVRTKFVSRHDQLG
- the rpsC gene encoding 30S ribosomal protein S3 codes for the protein MGQKTHPYGFRLGYIRNWHSVWFAKKEYANLLLEDLQLKQDLKKRFTGAGVSHIGVERAANKLKILIHTARPGIIIGRKGAEIDKLRGDIQARTGREVLISIQEVDRPELNAQLQAEKVAQQLEKRVAFRRAMRKAVDDAMRFGAQGIKVRVSGRLNGAEIARSEWYLQGRLPLQTLRADVEYGFAQAYTTYGTLGVKVWIYHGDVLSPETAMTKGPRPAGRR